The proteins below are encoded in one region of Deferribacter autotrophicus:
- the fliP gene encoding flagellar type III secretion system pore protein FliP (The bacterial flagellar biogenesis protein FliP forms a type III secretion system (T3SS)-type pore required for flagellar assembly.) translates to MTKKKIVFFTFLLILFSSFYVNAADNIPLPAFRFGVETAKNPNDVAITLQIIFLLTILTLAPAILLMVTSFTRIIIVFSFLRSALGTQQSPPNQVLIGLALFLTFFIMSPVFSEMNKKALQPYLNGKLTFTQALVEAKKPLRKFLLKNTRKKELLTFIEIAKIKRPKTPDDIPDTVIIPAFITSELQTAFEIGFLLFLPFLVIDFVVASVLLSMGMMMLPPVMISLPFKILLFVLVDGWGLIIGSLVKSFY, encoded by the coding sequence ATCACTAAGAAAAAAATAGTTTTTTTTACTTTTTTATTAATTCTTTTTTCTTCCTTTTATGTTAATGCAGCTGATAATATTCCTTTACCCGCATTTCGTTTTGGTGTGGAAACCGCTAAAAATCCAAATGATGTAGCAATTACTTTACAAATCATTTTTTTACTAACCATTCTTACTTTAGCTCCAGCAATACTGCTAATGGTCACTTCTTTTACAAGGATTATTATTGTGTTTTCTTTTTTGCGAAGTGCTTTAGGTACACAGCAATCGCCACCTAACCAGGTTTTGATAGGTCTTGCGCTATTTTTAACTTTTTTCATTATGTCTCCAGTTTTTAGTGAAATGAATAAAAAGGCTTTACAGCCCTATTTAAATGGTAAGCTTACTTTTACCCAAGCACTTGTTGAGGCAAAAAAGCCGTTGAGGAAATTTTTATTAAAAAACACTCGAAAAAAAGAATTACTTACATTTATTGAAATAGCAAAAATAAAGAGACCTAAAACACCAGATGATATACCTGACACTGTTATCATTCCTGCATTTATTACCAGTGAATTGCAAACGGCCTTTGAGATAGGTTTTTTACTATTTTTACCATTTTTAGTAATTGACTTTGTGGTGGCAAGTGTTCTCTTATCAATGGGTATGATGATGCTCCCTCCTGTTATGATATCATTGCCGTTTAAGATATTACTATTTGTATTAGTGGATGGGTGGGGTTTAATAATTGGTTCTTTAGTAAAAAGTTTTTATTAG
- a CDS encoding FliM/FliN family flagellar motor switch protein, with protein sequence MKNNIKRVKEEFGEVILDVVVELGREKITIQEMLAWHSGSIVKLNKTSGEAVDILVANRPIAKGEVMVIDEKFAVRISDIYTLENIIDKKRDGLYD encoded by the coding sequence ATGAAAAATAATATTAAAAGAGTAAAAGAGGAATTTGGAGAAGTAATATTAGATGTAGTAGTAGAATTGGGAAGGGAAAAAATAACAATTCAAGAAATGCTGGCTTGGCATAGTGGTTCAATTGTAAAATTAAATAAAACTTCCGGAGAAGCAGTGGATATACTTGTGGCTAATCGTCCGATAGCCAAAGGTGAAGTGATGGTAATAGATGAAAAATTCGCTGTAAGAATTTCTGATATTTATACATTGGAAAATATAATTGATAAAAAAAGAGATGGACTTTATGATTAA
- the fliQ gene encoding flagellar biosynthesis protein FliQ, whose translation MTVDFVIEITTKTLELTLMIAAPMLIFGLVVGLIVSIFQAVTQIQEMTLTFIPKILAVVVALIIFFPWIIDKLISFTVNIIHNIPVYIGKF comes from the coding sequence ATGACAGTAGACTTTGTTATTGAGATAACGACAAAAACGTTGGAACTAACTTTGATGATTGCAGCACCAATGCTTATTTTTGGATTAGTTGTTGGTTTAATAGTAAGTATTTTTCAAGCTGTGACACAAATTCAAGAAATGACATTGACATTCATACCTAAGATACTTGCAGTTGTTGTAGCGTTGATAATTTTTTTTCCATGGATAATAGATAAATTGATTAGTTTCACTGTTAATATTATACACAATATCCCAGTTTATATTGGGAAATTTTAG
- a CDS encoding motility protein A, with the protein MDIATLIGIVLAYVLVFVSLLMGPGVGVYIDIPSVLIVIGGTFGIIFMNYPMNKVFNIIAIVMKTFLFKSEDPAKLIEQLVNFAVRARRDGILALESAENEISDEFLKKGIRLAVDGTEPEVIKSILETELSYMEERHKEGVGILESIASFAPAMGMIGTLIGLVAMLQTMNDPSSIGPAMAVALLTTFYGAIIANLFAAPLAGKLKTRSAEEILLREIMIAGIMAIQAGDNPRIVEQKLNAYLPPKMRKSQFE; encoded by the coding sequence GTTCTTGCTTATGTTTTGGTATTTGTTTCTCTCTTAATGGGGCCTGGTGTAGGCGTATATATTGATATCCCTTCTGTGTTAATTGTTATTGGTGGAACATTTGGTATAATTTTTATGAATTACCCAATGAATAAGGTATTTAATATAATTGCTATTGTTATGAAGACATTTCTTTTTAAGTCAGAGGATCCTGCAAAGCTTATCGAACAACTTGTTAACTTTGCTGTAAGAGCAAGAAGGGACGGAATATTAGCTCTAGAATCAGCAGAGAATGAAATCAGTGACGAGTTTTTGAAGAAAGGTATTAGGTTGGCAGTTGATGGTACTGAACCTGAGGTAATAAAATCTATTTTAGAAACAGAATTATCTTATATGGAAGAAAGGCATAAAGAAGGTGTAGGGATACTTGAAAGTATTGCAAGTTTTGCTCCAGCTATGGGGATGATTGGTACTCTGATTGGTTTAGTGGCAATGCTTCAGACTATGAATGATCCAAGCTCTATTGGTCCTGCTATGGCTGTAGCATTGCTTACAACATTTTATGGGGCAATTATTGCAAACCTTTTTGCTGCACCTTTGGCTGGTAAGTTGAAGACTCGTTCTGCGGAAGAGATTTTATTGAGAGAGATAATGATTGCTGGAATTATGGCTATACAAGCTGGTGATAACCCAAGAATTGTGGAACAAAAACTTAATGCATATCTTCCTCCAAAAATGAGGAAGTCGCAGTTTGAATAG
- the mqnE gene encoding aminofutalosine synthase MqnE: protein MVDVLSNDLIELGKEANRIKEEKWGKKVFFVKNIHLNYTNICLNKCKFCAFAKDEGDDDSYSMDLSEIVKYIGDKGEDAKEIHIVGGLHPHHSFEYYLDMVKAIKENFPEKAVKAFSAVEIDYFSKISDLPVNEVLKRLKKAGLDMMPGGGAEIFASAVRRQICPEKISGERWLEVMEIAHKEGIKSNATMLYGHLESMDDILDHLEKLRDLQDKTGGFVAFIPLSFHPENTFLNHMKPATGVEDLRIIALSRIVLDNIPHIKAYWVMLGEKTAQVALKFGADDLDGTIVKENITHSAGAKSKEGLTLEELVYLIKSANLIPVERDSFYNEIRSY from the coding sequence ATGGTAGATGTGTTAAGCAATGATTTAATTGAGCTTGGAAAGGAAGCGAATAGGATAAAAGAAGAAAAATGGGGTAAAAAGGTTTTCTTTGTTAAAAATATTCATTTAAATTATACAAATATCTGTTTGAATAAGTGTAAATTTTGTGCTTTTGCAAAAGATGAGGGGGATGATGATAGTTATTCAATGGATTTGAGTGAAATTGTAAAATATATTGGTGATAAAGGAGAAGATGCAAAGGAGATACACATTGTTGGAGGATTGCACCCTCATCATTCTTTTGAATACTATTTAGATATGGTTAAAGCAATTAAGGAAAATTTTCCTGAAAAAGCGGTGAAAGCTTTTAGTGCTGTTGAGATTGACTATTTTAGCAAGATAAGTGATTTGCCTGTAAATGAGGTCTTAAAAAGATTGAAAAAAGCTGGCCTTGATATGATGCCAGGTGGGGGAGCAGAGATTTTTGCTTCTGCAGTTAGAAGGCAAATTTGTCCTGAGAAGATTTCTGGAGAAAGATGGCTTGAGGTTATGGAAATTGCTCATAAAGAAGGGATAAAAAGCAATGCTACAATGCTTTATGGACATCTGGAAAGTATGGATGACATTTTAGATCATTTAGAGAAATTGAGAGATTTACAAGATAAAACTGGAGGTTTTGTAGCTTTTATACCGCTAAGTTTTCATCCTGAAAATACCTTTTTAAACCATATGAAACCAGCAACAGGTGTCGAAGACTTGAGAATTATAGCTTTGTCTAGAATTGTCTTGGATAACATTCCTCATATAAAGGCTTATTGGGTAATGTTAGGTGAAAAAACTGCACAAGTGGCATTAAAATTTGGTGCAGATGACCTTGATGGAACAATTGTTAAGGAGAACATTACTCATTCTGCTGGTGCTAAAAGTAAGGAAGGATTAACGTTAGAAGAGTTAGTATATTTAATAAAATCAGCTAATTTAATTCCTGTGGAAAGAGACTCTTTTTACAATGAGATCAGAAGTTATTAA
- a CDS encoding flagellar basal body-associated FliL family protein produces MADEGKNTQEQEEGGKKKKKSKLFLIIILVVVLLIGGGAAYFFLVKGKADKNAEETVKEKKQAKVDAGIGPLYSLDTFIVNLADPGGTRYLKVTMQLELDNEKLQEEMDKRKPQIRDVILTVLSSKTYAEVSTAQGKLALKQELIRRINLILTSGTIRSIYFTEFVAQ; encoded by the coding sequence ATGGCTGATGAAGGAAAAAATACTCAAGAGCAGGAAGAAGGTGGTAAAAAGAAGAAAAAATCTAAATTGTTTCTCATTATAATATTAGTAGTTGTGTTGCTTATTGGTGGCGGAGCTGCATATTTCTTTTTAGTAAAGGGGAAAGCTGATAAAAATGCTGAAGAGACAGTAAAAGAGAAGAAACAAGCTAAAGTGGATGCAGGCATTGGACCGTTGTATTCATTGGATACATTTATAGTAAATCTTGCAGATCCTGGTGGTACAAGGTATTTAAAGGTTACAATGCAACTTGAGCTTGATAATGAAAAGTTGCAGGAAGAAATGGATAAAAGAAAACCTCAAATTAGGGATGTTATTTTAACGGTTTTATCATCTAAAACATATGCTGAAGTTAGTACTGCACAAGGAAAGCTTGCTTTAAAACAAGAGCTGATAAGGAGAATAAATCTTATCTTAACAAGTGGAACAATAAGAAGTATATATTTTACAGAGTTTGTAGCACAATAG
- a CDS encoding OmpA family protein, with amino-acid sequence MAEKKCEECKAGAPEWMVTFSDMTTLLLTFFVLLLSMASLDQRKIKEALGSLQGALGVLEAGRKSEIGKEEILSRMDFVQQIKKTEQQMLAGLRNYVEQANLSSQISVVKTDKGISVRIMDSVLFEPGSADILPSAIPILEKLAAVMRDTPYNILVEGHTDDIPIHTPKFPSNWELSTARAVAIVKFFIRKGVKPEKLSAAGYAQYHPIVPNITPENRAKNRRVEINFVSPELAESSKNIFEENNSGGF; translated from the coding sequence ATGGCTGAAAAAAAGTGTGAAGAGTGTAAAGCTGGTGCTCCTGAGTGGATGGTAACATTTTCAGATATGACAACTTTGCTTTTAACCTTTTTTGTTTTGCTTTTATCTATGGCGTCTCTAGATCAAAGGAAAATAAAGGAAGCTCTTGGATCTCTTCAAGGAGCACTAGGTGTACTTGAAGCTGGTAGGAAATCGGAAATAGGTAAAGAAGAGATTCTATCAAGAATGGATTTTGTACAACAGATAAAAAAAACTGAGCAGCAAATGCTAGCAGGTTTAAGAAATTATGTAGAACAAGCTAATCTTAGTAGTCAGATTTCGGTGGTGAAGACTGATAAAGGTATTTCTGTAAGGATTATGGATTCAGTGTTATTTGAACCTGGAAGTGCAGATATATTACCTTCAGCCATACCTATTCTTGAAAAACTTGCGGCAGTGATGAGGGATACACCATATAATATTCTAGTAGAAGGGCATACTGACGATATACCTATTCATACACCGAAATTCCCTTCAAATTGGGAGCTTTCGACTGCTAGAGCTGTGGCAATTGTTAAGTTTTTCATAAGAAAAGGGGTAAAACCTGAAAAACTTAGTGCTGCTGGATATGCTCAATATCATCCTATAGTACCAAATATTACTCCAGAGAATAGAGCTAAAAATAGAAGAGTTGAAATTAATTTTGTGAGTCCAGAACTTGCAGAATCAAGTAAAAATATCTTTGAAGAAAATAACAGTGGAGGTTTTTGA
- a CDS encoding HD domain-containing phosphohydrolase, with the protein MEEFKYKILVVDDEDYVRDSLDIILSTEGYQVVGVSSGYEALELLEKNYFDFVITDIKMPEMDGITLLRKIREGYPDLPVIVMTGFPSIDSAIECLKEGAFDYVTKPFKVEDLINKLQKADENRKLKKEVVELKQLLKIYDAGLFFNKTLDHEEILNGMEKMLFSDSLVYGCFFHIFTKAFKKSYNLSEDIKHYLDTRFSFKNAAQLFYGKNLINESVKINGKDVNLLVIPMYFEKFVWGIFALVNVGSKVFDVIHERIYSIFVNQFSIALRNSYTYEELAKGYFETINSLAVAVDAKDHYTRGHSENVKNYSLMIVEEFGFSENFKEVMTYAGLLHDIGKIGVPTHVITKPDKLTDEEFEEMKKHPIYGKEILEPIEFLGDVPDYILYHHEKLDGSGYPFGLTANEIPLGAKILQVADSFDAMTTDRSYRKRRTLTWAMEELDRCSGTQFDTEIVKAFKSAMKRRGFTW; encoded by the coding sequence ATGGAAGAATTTAAATACAAAATTTTAGTTGTAGACGATGAAGATTATGTAAGAGATAGTCTTGACATAATTTTATCCACGGAAGGCTATCAGGTTGTTGGTGTAAGTAGTGGATATGAAGCTCTAGAGTTATTGGAGAAAAATTATTTTGATTTTGTAATTACAGATATCAAAATGCCTGAAATGGATGGGATTACATTGCTTCGTAAGATTAGGGAGGGATATCCTGATTTACCAGTGATTGTTATGACAGGATTTCCTAGTATTGATAGTGCAATAGAATGTTTGAAGGAAGGTGCTTTTGATTATGTTACTAAACCGTTTAAAGTGGAAGATTTGATAAATAAGCTACAAAAGGCTGATGAAAATAGAAAGTTAAAAAAAGAAGTAGTAGAACTCAAGCAGTTGTTAAAAATATACGATGCTGGCTTATTTTTCAATAAGACCTTAGATCATGAAGAGATTTTGAATGGAATGGAGAAAATGCTTTTTTCGGATTCTTTAGTTTATGGTTGTTTTTTTCACATATTTACAAAGGCATTTAAGAAATCATATAATTTGAGTGAAGATATAAAACATTATCTTGATACAAGGTTTAGCTTTAAAAATGCTGCTCAACTGTTTTATGGAAAGAATTTAATAAATGAGTCTGTGAAAATAAATGGTAAAGATGTTAATTTACTTGTTATTCCAATGTATTTTGAAAAGTTTGTATGGGGAATCTTTGCTCTTGTAAATGTTGGTTCAAAGGTGTTTGATGTAATCCATGAAAGAATTTATTCAATTTTTGTAAATCAATTTTCTATTGCATTAAGAAATTCATATACTTATGAAGAATTGGCTAAAGGTTATTTCGAAACAATAAATTCATTGGCTGTGGCTGTTGATGCAAAAGATCATTATACCCGTGGTCATTCTGAAAATGTAAAAAATTATTCTCTAATGATAGTGGAAGAGTTTGGTTTCTCTGAAAACTTTAAAGAAGTAATGACTTATGCAGGCTTACTACATGATATTGGTAAAATTGGAGTGCCAACTCATGTTATTACAAAACCTGATAAATTGACCGATGAAGAATTTGAAGAAATGAAAAAACATCCTATATATGGTAAGGAAATTCTTGAACCTATTGAATTTCTAGGCGATGTTCCTGATTATATTTTATATCATCATGAAAAACTTGATGGCAGCGGTTACCCTTTTGGATTAACGGCAAATGAAATACCTCTTGGTGCAAAAATTTTGCAAGTGGCAGATTCCTTTGATGCTATGACTACAGATAGAAGTTACAGGAAAAGAAGAACATTAACCTGGGCTATGGAAGAATTGGATAGGTGCAGTGGAACTCAGTTTGATACTGAGATTGTGAAGGCTTTTAAATCAGCTATGAAAAGGAGAGGATTTACATGGTAG